A region from the Acomys russatus chromosome 24, mAcoRus1.1, whole genome shotgun sequence genome encodes:
- the LOC127206824 gene encoding 40S ribosomal protein S15a-like, translating to MAYTNVLADALKSINRAEKGGKLQVLIGPRSNVIIRLLTLVIQYRCIDELEITNDHRAGEILVDISGRLNKCGVISPRFDVQLRGLEIWKGNLLLSCQFICIVLTTSAYIMDYEEAT from the coding sequence ATGGCGTACACAAATGTCCTGGCGGATGCTCTCAAGAGCATCAACAGGGCTGAGAAGGGAGGCAAACTCCAGGTCCTCATCGGGCCACGCTCCAACGTCATCATTCGGCTCCTAACTTTGGTGATTCAGTATAGGTGCATTGATGAACTTGAGATCACTAATGATCATAGAGCTGGGGAAATCCTTGTGGACATCTCAGGCAGGCTGAACAAGTGTGGAGTGATCAGCCCTAGATTTGATGTGCAACTCAGAGGCCTAGAGATATGGAAGGGCAATCTGCTTCTGTCCTGTCAGTTCATCTGCATTGTACTGACAACTTCAGCCTACATCATGGACTATGAAGAAGCAACATGA